A stretch of the Rufibacter tibetensis genome encodes the following:
- a CDS encoding IclR family transcriptional regulator, which translates to MTEIEKATKYQAPALEKGLDILEYLSLKAMPLSQTEIATGISRKSNEIFRMLVCLEARGYIIREEISGKYKLSLKIYNLSHRHSPVDDIRTAAQYPMYELAGVLKQSCHLSVLYHSQLMVIHQSKSPSPISLSIEEGSLFPLVLTASGKVFLSFMSEEEQNNVLKSNDVFKKYSKLQQKELTESLSKIKETGYYIEASNLSKGVTDIVVPIGNMETGIVAVLAVSMLTTEYNEGLSLEDIIMEVQSCAGKILQRIGF; encoded by the coding sequence ATGACAGAGATAGAAAAGGCTACAAAATATCAGGCACCGGCACTGGAGAAAGGGCTAGACATTCTCGAATATTTGTCGCTTAAGGCGATGCCCCTTTCCCAAACGGAGATAGCCACAGGTATCAGCAGAAAGTCAAATGAAATATTCAGGATGCTCGTTTGCCTGGAGGCAAGAGGATACATTATAAGAGAAGAGATATCCGGTAAATACAAATTGTCCCTTAAGATATACAATCTATCGCATAGACACTCCCCGGTGGATGATATACGTACCGCCGCTCAATATCCTATGTACGAATTAGCGGGGGTATTGAAACAGTCGTGCCATCTAAGTGTGCTGTACCATAGCCAGCTCATGGTTATTCACCAGTCCAAAAGCCCCAGCCCGATTTCCCTTTCCATAGAAGAAGGAAGTCTTTTCCCGCTTGTGCTGACTGCATCCGGCAAGGTATTTCTATCCTTTATGTCTGAGGAGGAACAAAATAATGTCCTCAAAAGCAATGACGTTTTCAAGAAGTACTCCAAATTACAGCAAAAGGAACTCACTGAGTCACTTTCTAAAATCAAGGAAACAGGATATTATATAGAAGCAAGTAACCTGTCGAAAGGGGTAACGGATATTGTGGTGCCCATAGGCAATATGGAAACCGGAATTGTAGCTGTGCTGGCGGTTTCGATGCTGACCACGGAGTATAACGAAGGCTTGTCCTTAGAGGATATTATCATGGAAGTGCAGTCTTGTGCAGGTAAGATTTTACAACGGATAGGCTTCTAA
- a CDS encoding glycoside hydrolase family 2 TIM barrel-domain containing protein → MKNLLILFFLLSCFTLQGQHKGAERTMLFDADWRFHRGNVQGAEQVSFNDSQWRTVDLPHDWSIEDLPGTDSPFSPDALNGVSIGFTVGGTGWYRKTFAVPASAKGKRLVVEFEGVYMNSDVWLNGQHLGNRPYGYSSFSYDVTDKVKPGQENVLAVQVKNEGKNSRWYTGSGIYRHVWFKTLAPVHVAQWGTYITTPQVSTASAKVNARTKVRNTTQKAQKVRVVTRFLDARGAEKAKAEATLTVPARGEQEFSQDVTLASPALWSVEDPVQYTALTEVYRGRKQTDRTETKFGVRKLAFDAKKGFLLNDRPLLLKGGCVHHDNGPLGAKAYARAEERKVEILKASGFNAIRCAHNPPSPAFLEACDRLGMLVIDEAFDAWREKKNKDDYNVYFDKWWKSDLEAMVLRDRNHPSIIMWSTGNEIPNRHKPEVAEVSRMLTDYIHQLDPTRPVTNGVNGVDPDKDALFATLDVVGYNYARDKYVSEHTRDPDRVVYAAESFTIEAFDYWMDVLDYPWVIGDFVWTAFDHIGEASIGWLGYKQSKDFYPWNLAFVGDIDICGWKRPQSYYRDALWKVGDNVSLFVKPPTPSFPETNPKPETWSNWKWKDMVASWNWEGYKGTPLEVEVYSSCEQVELFLNGKSLGRKKTNRSTKFMATYEVPYQEGELKAVGYNGQNQAAVSELNTAGKPNQIKLTADRTEIKADNQDLSYVTVELLDASGVRHPKAEDLVKFELEGPGKIVGVGNANPKSLESYQDHERKAWQGKCLVIIKAGKNAGEITLKATAEGMGPAAVKVVSVKE, encoded by the coding sequence CGACTCTCAATGGCGCACCGTGGACCTGCCGCACGACTGGAGCATAGAAGATCTGCCGGGTACTGATTCTCCTTTCTCCCCCGATGCCCTCAACGGCGTGAGTATCGGCTTCACAGTAGGGGGGACCGGGTGGTACCGCAAGACATTCGCTGTGCCTGCTTCCGCGAAAGGCAAGCGCTTGGTGGTGGAGTTTGAGGGCGTATACATGAATTCCGATGTTTGGCTGAACGGGCAGCATCTGGGGAACCGGCCTTACGGTTATTCCTCCTTCTCTTACGACGTTACCGATAAAGTGAAGCCGGGGCAGGAAAACGTGCTGGCGGTACAGGTGAAGAATGAAGGTAAGAACAGCCGCTGGTACACTGGTTCCGGTATTTACCGCCATGTATGGTTCAAAACCCTGGCGCCGGTGCATGTGGCGCAATGGGGTACTTATATCACCACCCCCCAGGTGAGCACGGCGTCCGCCAAAGTGAACGCCCGCACCAAGGTGCGGAACACAACCCAAAAAGCGCAGAAAGTGCGCGTGGTTACCCGCTTCCTGGATGCCAGGGGGGCGGAGAAAGCTAAAGCAGAAGCCACCCTTACTGTTCCGGCACGGGGGGAGCAGGAGTTCAGCCAGGATGTCACTCTTGCCTCTCCAGCGCTTTGGTCGGTAGAGGATCCTGTGCAATACACCGCATTGACGGAAGTGTACCGGGGTCGCAAACAAACAGATCGGACCGAGACCAAGTTCGGGGTGCGGAAACTTGCCTTCGATGCTAAAAAAGGTTTTCTGCTGAATGACAGGCCACTGCTGCTGAAGGGGGGCTGTGTGCACCATGATAACGGTCCCCTTGGAGCCAAAGCCTACGCCAGAGCCGAAGAACGCAAAGTGGAGATACTGAAAGCCAGCGGCTTCAACGCCATCCGCTGTGCCCATAATCCGCCCTCCCCGGCATTTTTAGAGGCATGTGACCGGTTGGGTATGCTGGTCATTGATGAGGCATTTGACGCTTGGCGTGAGAAAAAGAATAAGGATGACTACAATGTGTATTTCGATAAATGGTGGAAGTCAGACCTGGAAGCCATGGTGCTGCGTGACCGTAACCACCCGTCCATCATCATGTGGAGTACCGGCAACGAGATTCCGAACCGGCACAAGCCGGAAGTGGCAGAGGTGTCACGGATGCTGACAGACTATATCCACCAACTGGACCCGACCCGACCCGTAACGAATGGTGTGAATGGCGTGGATCCCGACAAAGATGCCCTCTTTGCTACCCTCGATGTGGTGGGTTATAACTATGCGCGCGACAAGTATGTGTCAGAGCACACGCGTGATCCGGACCGGGTGGTGTATGCCGCAGAGTCTTTCACCATAGAGGCCTTTGACTACTGGATGGATGTGCTGGACTACCCGTGGGTCATCGGGGATTTTGTGTGGACAGCCTTCGACCATATAGGGGAGGCGAGTATTGGCTGGTTGGGCTACAAGCAAAGCAAGGATTTCTATCCCTGGAACCTTGCCTTCGTGGGCGATATTGACATCTGTGGTTGGAAGCGCCCACAATCCTATTATCGTGATGCCCTATGGAAGGTGGGTGATAATGTTTCTTTATTTGTAAAGCCACCCACTCCCTCTTTTCCGGAAACAAACCCCAAACCCGAAACCTGGTCCAACTGGAAATGGAAGGACATGGTAGCCAGTTGGAATTGGGAAGGATATAAAGGTACGCCTCTGGAGGTGGAGGTGTATTCTTCGTGTGAGCAGGTGGAGCTTTTTCTGAATGGGAAATCTTTGGGTAGGAAAAAGACAAACCGCTCAACAAAGTTCATGGCTACCTATGAGGTGCCCTATCAGGAGGGTGAGTTGAAAGCAGTGGGCTACAATGGTCAGAATCAAGCAGCCGTTTCAGAGTTAAATACCGCTGGGAAGCCAAACCAGATCAAACTGACGGCTGACAGAACTGAAATAAAAGCTGATAATCAAGACTTGAGCTACGTGACAGTGGAATTGCTGGATGCCAGCGGCGTCCGTCACCCCAAGGCAGAAGATCTGGTGAAGTTTGAGTTAGAGGGGCCTGGAAAGATAGTAGGAGTAGGAAATGCCAATCCTAAAAGCCTGGAAAGTTATCAGGATCATGAGCGCAAAGCGTGGCAAGGTAAGTGTCTGGTTATCATCAAGGCAGGGAAAAACGCGGGTGAGATAACCTTAAAGGCAACAGCAGAAGGAATGGGGCCTGCTGCCGTAAAGGTAGTTTCCGTGAAAGAGTGA